The following proteins are encoded in a genomic region of Cyclonatronum proteinivorum:
- the yidD gene encoding membrane protein insertion efficiency factor YidD, producing the protein MVFFIDIYRVGISPYFPPSCRYSPTCSAYAREAIMLHGALKGSWLALKRIGSCHPWSKGGFDPVPGSEAAKKSDQHP; encoded by the coding sequence ATGGTTTTTTTTATTGATATCTACCGGGTCGGAATTTCACCCTACTTTCCGCCATCCTGCCGCTATAGCCCGACTTGCAGCGCCTATGCACGGGAAGCCATCATGCTTCACGGAGCGCTTAAAGGAAGCTGGCTCGCACTGAAAAGAATAGGAAGCTGTCACCCGTGGAGCAAGGGCGGATTTGATCCGGTACCCGGCAGTGAAGCGGCCAAAAAGTCAGATCAGCACCCATGA
- the yidC gene encoding membrane protein insertase YidC, with amino-acid sequence MDRNQIIGIILITVVMLAWMFYMAPTEEQLERQQREREMRDSLNAIERIDRDAAEQSIGELRELDEPLTARGVFGNIAVTDTVLTTVETPFHRITFSNAGGGPVQFELMNHIKYDGSQVTLLADTTRSAYNLGFLSTENYNIDTQDLLFVPRTTASEISVGAGESVTIAYDLVLDDGRTLTFEYLITGDGYELGLSILFDGVRELISGSYFEFGWQPRLRTTERSRSQEATYSAAFVYAGGALDDINLTSAGTERRSITGNIGWVATKSKFFTQIIQPVGETDGAILMADVTGRDDDIRTHYRSIMRSMVPADGESQFRLFVGPLDHRHLNEFHPAAYDMVDTGFRFLRWFSDPFVNWIVLPFFGFFGNLLGNYGLVIILFAFVVKIVLYPLTKKSFESMAAMRELQPEMKAIQEKYKEDPQAQQQATMKLFKKAKVNPLGGCLPNLLQAPVLITLWRYFQNSIEIRQESFLWASDLSAPDVIIQLPFSIPLLGDFIAGFVLLMSATMVLQMKISGQGAAANPQMKIFTYILPVVLFFFFNQFASGLSLYYLVYNLLSIGQQMMINKQIDHVKMMETVDKKKARQMAKEQKMEERKKIKESRNKGE; translated from the coding sequence TTGGATCGTAATCAAATCATCGGCATCATCCTCATCACGGTTGTGATGCTGGCATGGATGTTCTACATGGCTCCCACCGAGGAGCAGCTTGAGAGACAACAGCGCGAGCGGGAAATGCGTGACAGCCTCAATGCCATTGAGCGCATTGACCGTGACGCGGCAGAGCAAAGCATTGGCGAGCTTCGCGAACTTGATGAGCCGCTGACAGCACGCGGCGTTTTCGGAAATATCGCCGTAACCGATACGGTTCTCACTACGGTCGAAACCCCGTTTCACCGCATTACCTTCTCCAACGCAGGGGGCGGCCCCGTTCAGTTTGAGCTGATGAACCACATTAAATATGACGGTTCACAGGTAACCTTGCTTGCGGATACCACCCGTTCCGCCTACAACCTCGGCTTCCTCTCCACCGAAAACTACAACATCGACACGCAGGATTTGCTGTTCGTGCCCCGAACAACAGCATCCGAAATCAGTGTCGGTGCCGGAGAATCCGTTACCATAGCCTACGATCTGGTCCTTGATGACGGACGCACCCTCACCTTCGAGTACCTCATTACGGGCGACGGCTACGAGCTCGGGCTCAGCATTTTGTTCGACGGCGTGCGTGAGCTTATCAGTGGCTCCTACTTTGAATTCGGCTGGCAGCCGCGCCTCCGCACCACCGAGCGCTCGCGCAGTCAGGAAGCCACATACTCCGCAGCCTTTGTATATGCCGGCGGCGCCCTCGATGATATCAACCTGACCTCCGCCGGAACCGAACGCCGCTCCATTACCGGAAACATTGGCTGGGTAGCCACCAAGAGCAAATTCTTCACGCAGATTATTCAGCCGGTAGGCGAAACCGATGGTGCCATTCTCATGGCCGATGTCACCGGTCGTGATGACGATATCCGCACGCACTACCGCTCCATCATGCGCTCTATGGTGCCCGCCGACGGCGAAAGTCAGTTCCGTTTGTTTGTCGGCCCCCTCGATCACCGGCACCTCAACGAATTTCATCCTGCCGCTTACGATATGGTCGATACCGGCTTCCGCTTTTTACGCTGGTTCTCTGATCCCTTCGTAAACTGGATTGTGCTGCCCTTCTTCGGCTTCTTCGGCAACCTCCTCGGCAATTACGGCCTCGTCATTATCCTTTTTGCGTTCGTCGTCAAAATTGTGCTCTACCCGCTCACGAAGAAAAGCTTCGAGAGTATGGCTGCCATGCGCGAGCTGCAGCCGGAGATGAAAGCCATTCAGGAAAAATACAAGGAAGACCCGCAGGCCCAGCAGCAGGCCACCATGAAGCTCTTCAAAAAGGCCAAAGTAAACCCGCTCGGCGGCTGTTTACCAAACTTGCTTCAGGCTCCGGTACTGATTACGCTGTGGCGCTACTTCCAGAATTCAATCGAAATCCGTCAGGAAAGCTTCCTCTGGGCAAGCGACCTCTCCGCACCTGACGTCATTATACAGCTGCCCTTCAGTATCCCCCTACTTGGCGATTTTATCGCAGGATTTGTGTTGCTGATGTCGGCCACGATGGTACTGCAAATGAAGATCAGCGGTCAGGGTGCCGCCGCCAACCCGCAGATGAAGATTTTTACCTACATCCTGCCGGTCGTGCTCTTCTTCTTCTTCAATCAGTTCGCATCGGGCCTCTCGCTCTACTACCTCGTCTATAACCTCCTGTCCATCGGTCAGCAGATGATGATCAACAAGCAAATCGATCACGTCAAAATGATGGAAACCGTCGACAAAAAGAAAGCCCGTCAGATGGCAAAGGAGCAGAAGATGGAAGAGCGAAAAAAAATCAAGGAGTCACGCAATAAAGGCGAGTAA